One region of Alosa sapidissima isolate fAloSap1 chromosome 1, fAloSap1.pri, whole genome shotgun sequence genomic DNA includes:
- the chic2 gene encoding cysteine-rich hydrophobic domain-containing protein 2, translated as MMEDFDEIYEEEEEEEEDEDRAAEEQLLKYAPDPVVVRGSGHVTVFGLSNKFESEFPSALTGKVAPEEFKSSINRVNGCLKKTLPVNVRWLLCGCLCCCCTLGFSLWPVICLSKRTRRSIEKLLEWENSRLYHKLCLHWRLSKRKCETNNMMEYVILIEFLPKIPIFRPD; from the exons ATGATGGAGGACTTTGACGAGATctacgaagaggaggaggaagaagaggaagacgaAGACAGGGCCGCGGAGGAGCAGCTACTAAAGTATGCTCCGGACCCGGTGGTAGTGCGCGGATCCGGCCACGTCACTGT GTTTGGACTCAGCAATAAATTTGAGTCAGAATTCCCTTCAGCACTTACTGGGAAG GTTGCACCCGAAGAGTTCAAATCCAGTATTAACCGAGTAAATGGCTGTTTGAAGAAGACTTTGCCAGTGAACGTCCGCTGGCTTCTGTGCGGTTGCCTATGCTGCTGTTGTACACTAGGCTTCAGTTTGTGGCCTGTGATCTGCCTTAGCAAGAGA ACTCGCAGGTCTATAGAAAAGTTGTTGGAATGGGAGAACAGCAGACTGTATCACAAG TTGTGTTTGCACTGGAGGTTGAGCAAGAGGAAGTGTGAAACCAACAACATGATGGAATAT GTCATACTCATAGAGTTTCTACCCAAGATTCCCATCTTCAGGCCTGACTAA